The genomic segment NNNNNNNNNNNNNNNNNNNNNNNNNNNNNNNNNNNNNNNNNNNNNNNNNNNNNNNNNNNNNNNNNNNNNNNNNNNNNNNNNNNNNNNNNNNNNNNNNNNNNNNNNNNNNNNNNNNNNNNNNNNNNNNNNNNNNNNNNNNNNNNNNNNNNNNNNNNNNNNNNNNNNNNNNNNNNNNNNNNNNNNNNNNNNNNNNNNNNNNNNNNNNNNNNNNNNNNNNNNNNNNNNNNNNNNNNNNNNNNNNNNNNNNNNNNNNNNNNNNNNNNNNNNNNNNNNNNNNNNNNNNNNNNNNNNNNNNNNNNNNNNNNNNNNNNNNNNNNNNNNNNNNNNNNNNNNNNNNNNNNNNNNNNNNNNNNNNNNNNNNNNNNNNNNNNNNNNNNNNNNNNNNNNNNNNNNNNNNNNNNNNNNNNNNNNNNNNNNNNNNNNNNNNNNNNNNNNNNNNNNNNNNNNNNNNNNNNNNNNNNNNNNNNNNNNNNNNNNNNNNNNNNNNNNNNNNNNNNNNNNNNNNNNNNNNNNNNNNNNNNNNNNNNNNNNNNNNNNNNNNNNNNNNNNNNNNNNNNNNNNNNNNNNNNNNNNNNNNNNNNNNNNNNNNNNNNNNNNNNNNNNNNNNNNNNNNNNNNNNNNNNNNNNNNNNNNNNNNNNNNNNNNNNNNNNNNNNNNNNNNNNNNNNNNNNNNNNNNNNNNNNNNNNNNNNNNNNNNNNNNNNNNNNNNNNNNNNNNNNNNNNNNNNNNNNNNNNNNNNNCATTGTCAACACATAATGCATTACAGAACTTCCCTGTACACAATGTTCTTGGTGAGGAATCGCTCATTGTCATCGGCGTACATGTCGACTCTCACGGACTGTGCGTTTCTCACCCTCGAAAACACTACGTACAGCTGCCCGTGAGTGAACGGGGGCGACGTCAGTAGCAAACCTACCCTGTCGAACGTCTGACCTTGCGACTTGTTGATGGTCATGGCGAACGACAACCTCACCAGGAATTGAAGGCGCCGCAGTGGCATGGGTAGGTCGTCCTCACCGCTGGACGTGAGCGGTATCTTGGGCAGGACGATGTCGTCGTCCTGTGCGTCACCGCCCAAAATTCTCGCCATGAAATTGTGAGTCTGCGGTTCGGTGACCACCAACCTCGTACCGTTGCACAGTCGTCTCCTCGGATCCAGATTTCTGAGTAACCCCACCTTCAGTGTCAGCCGGAACGGTGGAATGCCATCCCGTACCAAATCGTTGAGGAACTCTGTGGGGAAATTGGCCACTTCGTCGGCCTCGTCCGCCATCACGGTGTCGACGCCGGTGTAGGTCATCTCTCGACCGTCGACGCGCTCTAGCACGTCCCCGTTGACCCATCTGCACCCTTCGTTGGTGGGACACACGACGACTCTCCGAGCAAATTCTTTGACGTTGGCCAACGACATTTGCTGCGGATACACGAAATCGATTAAATCAGCGACGTCGCATACCATTTCCCGCGGGATTTGCACGGTGTCTGGAACGCCGTCGACCGCGGGCAGTTGGCCGTTGCCGAGCTGAAGCAACCAAGATGCAAAGTCCGCGTCGTTGCCCGCGCACATGTTCTGCACCAGATTGAAGCCCTCCATGACGCTCCAAAGACCGTTTTCCTTGATCGACGACATGTTGATATCGGCTCTCGTCCCTCTCCGGACCACGGGCAATATCTGTCTGAAGTCACCGGCGAACGGCATGGTTTTACCGCCGAACGGTAATTCCGACACCATGACGTCCCTGAGCAGGTGGTTATTGTTGTTGCAGTTTATTGCAGTCCCGGCGACATGGGGGCTTCGTCCCAGATGATGATCGCCGCGTTGCGTATTTTCTTCGCTCGCTCGGACTGCATGGTGATGGTGGACGTCGAGGCTTCGGTCAGTGTGCTAAACGGCAGTCCGAACGTCGAGTGCACCGTCATGCCACCGTCCATGAGCGACGCGGCGATCTCGGTGAACGCAATGNNNNNNNNNNNNNNNNNNNNNNNNNNNNNNNNNNNNNNNNNNNNNNNNNNNNNNNNNNNNNNNNNNNNNNNNNNNNNNNNNNNNNNNNNNNNNNNNNNNNNNNNNNNNNNNNNNNNNNNNNNNNNNNNNNNNNNNNNNNNNNNNNNNNNNNNNNNNNNNNNNNNNNNNNNNNNNNNNNNNNNNNNNNNNNNNNNNNNNNNNNNNNNNNNNNNNNNNNNNNNNNNNNNNNNNNNNNNNNNNNNNNNNNNNNNNNNNNNNNNNNNNNNNNNNNNNNNNNNNNNNNNNNNNNNNNNNNNNNNNNNNNNNNNNNNNNNNNNNNNNNNNNNNNNNNNNNNNNNNNNNNNNNNNNNNNNNNNNNNNNNNNNNNNNNNNNNNNNNNNNNNNNNNNNNNNNNNNNNNNNNNNNNNNNNNNNNNNNNNNNNNNNNNNNNNNNNNNNNNNNNNNNNNNNNNNNNNNNNNNNNNNNNNNNNNNNNNNNNNNNNNNNNNNNNNNNNNNNNNNNNNNNNNNNNNNNNNNNNNNNNNTCGATGAAGAAAGTACGCGACACTCGCGTGGGTCGTCAACAGCCGCCATCACGCGGTCGTACACCGTTCGCTGTTCAAAGCGTCCACTTATGAGGCCCACCGTGCCGCCGCGTCTATTTCTCGGAACAGCGCATCGTCTGCTGCAGCGGTTCCAGTAGACGCGGGTTGGCGAAGAGCAAATCGTAGTCGACCGGTGACTTTCCTTGCGCATGAAGTAGATCCTCGAGGCTGCCAGACACGTGGCGCTCGCGCGTCGACGTCTTGGAGACGCCGGTTGAAGTCCTTCATCAGGTTTGCTTCGTTCGCCTCGTATAACGCCCGCGAGTTTGAGGGCCGGCAGAACACCAGTATAGTGACGAACAGATACCGCAGTTGACGCGGTGTGTCCAACGTCGCCGATTCCGTTATAGTGGGTATCAACTACACGCGGCTGCCTCGCGTGCCATGTTCGTCCGCGGCAAACCAGACATTTGCCGCGAGAGccatattaggtactatactttTAAAGAGCGCGGCAGCCTCGCGCGGCAAGTGATCCAGCTGTTCGCCGAGCGATCCCAAGACCCGTTCAGTGGTTCACGATCAACCATGGACGTATCACGTGCCCGTGCTGCTGCCGCTTTCATCGTGAGACatcacattattaaaaaaaagcctAGACGAAAATCACGTTGATGGATgaagaaattgtatttaaatcgaATGCAGTATGGGGTGAAACTTATGGAAGACATTGaagatacaataaaaaattttacaagATTGACAACTATAGAGTTTGAGCATCTGAAATCATTAATTGAGGCACAGGTGAAGAAAATGGACACACAATTCCGAGAGGCAATTTCAGTAACAGAAAGATTGGCTATAACTTTAAGATTTTTAGCAACTGGTGACTCGTATACAAGCTTGCAATATCTTTTTCGAGTATCAAAACAATCGATTTCACGAATAGTTCCAGAAGTTTGTGACGCACTATGTAAAGCTCTGAAAGATTGGGTGAAGGTAAGTAAATCATACacagttttaatttaacatttaattgtatattgcaATCGCTTGAACTTAAAaagaaatgtttaaatatttaatccttaaataaaatgtaaaaaaacataaatcttaaatatttttataaaacttaaaaacaattaaatcctttttataaaacataaaaacaaaattaaatcctttttataaaacttaaaaataaaataaatccttttataataacttttttcttaggggaaaaaattgttttcttcatCAGTCCATTAACCAAGTTAAGTCAACCGGATTTTCAGAAGATGACTGTAGAAGAAATTCAACTGGAGGCTGAGAATGAACTGCAGGAGACTGAGGGGAAGGAACTGGAGGCTGAGAATATGAAACTGCCGAAGTTTGAGGAGACAGAACTGGAGACTGAGAAGTAACTGACAGCTGAGGAGAATGAACTGCAGGAGACTGAGATGGAACTGGAGGTTGAGGAGACGGTGTCGAATTTTGAGTAGTGTTGTATTGTGTATGTCAATAGGTGTAATATCCCAAATCAGCTTCAAAAATCACATTGTTGATTGCATTTTTCACGTAAATTAAAGTTCGTTGATCATATTTACGGAGTTCGTTTGCAATGTGCTGGCCGTAAGTGAAATATGAATCAGTTGCCGATGATGTttcatttagaattttaaatgctatttTCAGCATAGGTGACTCttcttcagtattttttttcctttttggtTTTTTGACTATAGGAGTATTCGGAGCTTCGTGAATATCTCTTGGTTTTTCTACATGTTTATCTGTACTGTCCATAGCCGATAATTGTATTGGTTCTATATCATTGTTTGCATGTATTGTCACATTTTGAGTTGTTGATATCTATAAAACAACGAATAAAGTTTAGAAAAAACTATGAACTCACTCTGCTGTATTATAGTAGGTGTCGAATAGACCTCAGTGGGTAGTTCGCTATataatagatgtgttaaatttgaatgcaatgatatattattatatacttttgtacgaaaaatgattctgagcaaagacgattgtcagcctaggataatttatattattacatttatgcaaacttaaacttcaaacgcttataaaaatctaaaagttgataatattatacttattaaattgtttcagGCACCCGACTCAGAAGAAGAATGGTTAAAGTTTGCATACGAATTTGAAACAAATTGAATTTTCCTCATGCAATAGGCGCGTTAGATGGCAAGCATGTAACGTTACAAGCTCCTATTAACAGCGGTactgaattttataattataaacatttttttagtatagtaCTAATGGCTTTAGTAGACGCAGACTATTGCTTTAGGTACGTAGATGTTGGTTGACAGGGTAGAATTTCTGATGAGGTAGTTTTCAAGAATACTAATTTGTACAAGAAACTCGAAGAAAAATCTATGAAAGTCCCGCCACCATCAATACTTCAGGTCCCCTATACTTTCAAAGTACCGTATGTAATTCTGGCTGACAAAGCTTTTGCACTCAATGATTACACAATGAAACCATTTCACGGAGAGCCGGCTAGAGGTTCTGGGGAAAGAATCTTTAATTATAGGCTCTCTCGAGCGCGTAGAGTCGTTGAAAACGCTTTCGGTATTCTCAGCTCAGTATTTAGAGTATTACGGAAGCCTATGTTACTAGAACCAAAAACCGCTACTAAAATTGTCCTAGCCACTAttcatttacataattatttgagGAAAAAACCAAATACACGATCACTGTATACACCACCTGGATATCTAGACAGTGAAACAGATGGGAAACTTACACCTGGAACTTGAAGAAATGAACCTGCACCTACATCACTACTGCCTATTCCTTCAATTCTACGAAGAGCGGGAAACCATGCACAAGTAATACGTGCACATCTAGCTTATCATGTTGTTACCAACGGTGAAATACCGTGGCAAAACCGATATTAAAACagatattacattatatcatattattaaattattattttaattatattattatattaaaatagatattaaaattttaacttacatCTTCCAGCTCCAGCATCGTGTCTGATGTTTCATTAGGCACGTCTTTatctttcataaaattaaagtcGTCAAAAGCAAACCACTTTGATACGTAAACTTGAtgtgtacctaaaatataattcataattcataagtgtaaaaagttataataagttgtttaattatgttaaaattaaaaatactattaacatGTTGACTGTTACAaacatttcttaaaataaattatttattcatttggtatatcttgtttttttataaatgtcaatattttatttgttgggtcaaaaagtgtgaatatttcatataaagctcctgatatattgttacaacagtagctgaaaaatatgaaaaaatacataggcacattttttttataagcgtttaaggttcaaattttgacaaaatttaacaaaatctcAACCCATAAGaacatattgaataaaatgCATTAGAGGCGGTTTGACATTTTCCAGTTAGTGGTTCAAGAATACTGAATAGTTTATACCACCCACCCACCTACCAAAACGtcatattaggtacaaaaacttgcctaatttttataacttttttgacaattattatttattttaaaacatgcttaataattttgatgatatgataaattaagtaccaaattataaataaccaagTGAACGGATCGACATTATAAATctagatataaaacaaaattagttttatctACCGTGCtagatgtttttttatatacacatatatatattgtgcctgtgtatttttagacatttataTTGGTGAAAACAATTTACATGAACACAGTATACTAATATGGGTAACTTATCATTGATTATCTGACTGccgaaaattatgtatttattacgaGTAAACTATATAGGGTTATATCACTAATATAGTTTGTAAAGAAAATAACGCGTTGATGTTTTTGATGTAATTAATTTGCGTTTATTTCACATACGTTACTCATTTATacagttacaatttatatatgtgtaataCAGTATTTCTTTTTATGAGTTCAATTTATACTCTTACGAGTGTacagagaaaaataatatatttgcggGTTTACATAAATTACGGGGGGAAAGCATGAACATTGAACTTACGGTTCTGTGAACGGAAGTTGATCTGCGGTAGTCGAATGAGATGGTGGCCGTCTGCTTCCACGATCAATGATGGGgcggcaataatattttattaccggcGGGAATGGTGGATATCAACAACAGGGACTCAGCGCGGTGGTGGTATGTTGACTTGATACAATGACAGGCACAGCGTGTTCGAATATGACGTCTCCAATAGTCTGCCCGGTCTCCAATGATAAGTGATagtcacgattaaagatatctttaatcgtggtgaTAGTACGTTGGTCGGTATTGTTGTCAACTCAGCTCGGCGGCGGTGATCAATAATAACGGACGCGTACTAACAGGTTCCGTTCGACGCAAGACGATGGTGGCGAAGCGGAGAGGGATTGCCGGGGCCGACTATTGAATATCCGTTCGTGACGATACACGTATCGTCCGGCTTATTCAGTC from the Acyrthosiphon pisum isolate AL4f chromosome X, pea_aphid_22Mar2018_4r6ur, whole genome shotgun sequence genome contains:
- the LOC103311658 gene encoding uncharacterized protein LOC103311658, with the translated sequence MVSELPFGGKTMPFAGDFRQILPVVRRGTRADINMSSIKENGLWSVMEGFNLVQNMCAGNDADFASWLLQLGNGQLPAVDGVPDTVQIPREMVCDVADLIDFVYPQQMSLANVKEFARRVVVCPTNEGCRWVNGDVLERVDGREMTYTGVDTVMADEADEVANFPTEFLNDLVRDGIPPFRLTLKVGLLRNLDPRRRLCNGTRLVVTEPQTHNFMARILGGDAQDDDIVLPKIPLTSSGEDDLPMPLRRLQFLVRLSFAMTINKSQGQTFDRVGLLLTSPPFTHGQLYVVFSRVRNAQSVRVDMYADDNERFLTKNIVYREVL